The genomic region CCAATCACCTTTTTCTATTAGTATAACTTTTCTCTGTTAATATAAAATCCAAAGAACTTGGTATCGAAAAGTAGCTGAAGACGAATACACACTGACGAAGCCATCAACACATTGGTGGCACTAATAGCGTCGAAGAAAAGGTGCTGGAGTGATGGATAATTGACGGGGAACAACCCGCTTGGGACTGAAATTCCACTAGCAGATGAACACGATACTAGGATGATCTAAACTAAGCCAGTCAGTCAATCTTCAAATCAGTTCTATTTGTATAAATAATCTTCATAAGAATTACACTATCTAGGTTTGACTTTGTTTGGTCAAAACCACAAAATGGTTCTACaccaaaaacaagaaacagaagccAAAGTCAATTTACTACACCTCAAATCAACTCAAGAATACAAACCGAAATGCAGCAAGTAGAACTTCAGCCATTTAAGCGTCACAAAAGGTCACCACCAGATTTGTCTGCAGCCATTGTAAAACCGTGTAGATTTGATAACAGAAAGAACATTTGTAGATCAGTTTGCAACTTCTTCTGCAGAATCTTTCGCCTTCGTTTTCTCATCCAACTTTCTTTTCTTTGGTGTAGGGTCAACATTGTCGTTTTCATTTTGATATTCTTTTTCCTTCTCTTTTCCTTTGCCTTTTTCAGCCTTTTTCTCTTTACCTTTCTCAGATTGTAGCTCGCCATTGGGAGCAAACAATGGCGGTTCTCTACCGCTTAGCCTACAAAACACCTTTTCAACGGTTTCGTTTATTTCTCTACCTAATCCATTACCGTCTAAAATCAACTCCCAAACGGATTTAGACGCCTTTTCAAGCACAGGGGTTCTGCATAAAATCAAAACCAATAAAGAACATAAGTGCAAACAATAACATCTTGAAAGAAGATTATCGAGTCTTAAAATGAATTACGATTTTGAAAAAACAGATCACTTTACAAAATCTTACTCGAGTTCTTGCCGAAGAGCATCAAAAAGTTCCCTTTTAGTTTGTTTTTCTGCTCCTGGTGTGTTGAGAACCTTACTCTGCTCTACCATTTTTATAGTCGTACTCTTTAAATCTTCCTATACAAAGAAAACCAATCTTGGGATCATATAGTTAAACAAAATGCAACACTAAGCTTGTTAGTTATTGAATCTTTTTGGCATAGAAAGATCCAAGTGTACACCTAAATAAAAAAACGCTGaaaaaaagatataaaaaaagAACCGAATGTTATAGATCATGTAATGGTGTTAATGTACTACACTAAGTTTTCTATTTCTTTATCGTTTGATGCAAACAACCGCTACATTCATATCATAGTTAGAGTTTGTCTATGATCAAGCATAAATAATCCTAAATCATAAATAATGTGCTTAAGGTTTTTAGCCTTCCACTTCTTTAGTGTGATCACTCTGTAAATTCAATGCAATTATAAATTCTCTACAGCCAATATAATTGCTATCTCCGCTGAAAACTCATCCTTTTCACATTAAAAAATAAACTTTCAGAGTTTCAGGTTACTAAACTTCGCTAAAACTCACTCTAACTCTATGGTCATCCGTAGTGGGGCGCCACCTCACGCCAATTCCAAGCATAGCGCCCCCATAGGGCCGCCAACACCATTATGCTGGGCGCTATGGGGTGGGATTTTTCTTCAGGCGTTATCCTCATAGCGGCGTCATGTTCTCCAACGTCTTTCcccccactcacacacatatatatacatacatacatatgtatgtataattgaaggggttatataac from Helianthus annuus cultivar XRQ/B chromosome 10, HanXRQr2.0-SUNRISE, whole genome shotgun sequence harbors:
- the LOC110885069 gene encoding uncharacterized protein LOC110885069 produces the protein MESSSSVITPEDVLESLMNDGTIDTLRLKIINQLKANEDLKSTTIKMVEQSKVLNTPGAEKQTKRELFDALRQELETPVLEKASKSVWELILDGNGLGREINETVEKVFCRLSGREPPLFAPNGELQSEKGKEKKAEKGKGKEKEKEYQNENDNVDPTPKKRKLDEKTKAKDSAEEVAN